The Streptomyces sp. Alt3 genome has a segment encoding these proteins:
- a CDS encoding UvrD-helicase domain-containing protein yields MTARLSLYEKAEHELYKLDRSVKGKFYDFCHRFRQNPDHPGLDLKPLKGDGRVFRAKIDQSYRALLAKAGVDEHGQERWLVVAVRHRKHVYEELSVAINRVTGEIEFVDLSVVGQSVLQRAGVTLTPVDPTPEAELQQPAPTPEVHESIAVEPAAPLLSGITGENLRSLGVAAQLIDLALAVTESGELDQLVSGAPLLTKDILYGLAAGMSIDEVRREITAPVEVELADTERDDLGAALARTTVTTIDDDLRVVLEEGDFRAWKVFLHPAQAKLVDRRYNGPARVSGGPGTGKTIVALHRVKHLAQQLPPGHNKPILLTTFTTNLTVDLRARLSSLLEPDLVARVEITNIDKLAARVLNENSLSGTGKQRIYDSVAIGILQHLLFELDEKRWEPEFLYEEWEQVILGQSLGNRKAYFEARRAGRGRSVNRPERAQIWKILEQFTARLDKENRETWGQAAERAARFEMERAAKIKARQDRKDEVGGKDLIHRDDSSGMRYIAHRYQHVVVDEAQDLRPAHWKMLRAMVAPGPDDMFIAGDTYQRIYDQQVTLGTVGVNIRGRSSRLTLSYRTTKEILARAMQVVDAKGNAPAYDDLDDGTDTLAGYRSVLRGPIPELAPCDTWDDELTQLATTLHAWREELTSGDGGNNPRRDPRGNIAVCVADRDSVNQVMYYLATEAGITVAELTKDGVKGDGEVHVGTMHRFKGLEYQKLAIVGARDGVIPRTTVIDRYRESDPQRYAREERKARSLLFVAATRARDTLRISWHGTSSPYISQ; encoded by the coding sequence ATGACCGCCCGGCTCAGCCTGTACGAAAAGGCCGAACACGAGCTGTACAAGCTCGACCGCTCGGTCAAGGGAAAGTTCTACGACTTCTGCCACCGATTCCGGCAGAACCCCGACCACCCCGGCCTCGACCTCAAGCCCCTCAAGGGCGACGGACGGGTCTTCCGTGCCAAGATCGACCAGTCCTACCGCGCCCTCCTCGCCAAGGCCGGCGTGGACGAGCACGGCCAGGAACGGTGGCTCGTCGTCGCGGTACGCCACCGCAAGCACGTCTACGAAGAACTCTCCGTCGCGATCAACCGCGTCACCGGTGAGATCGAGTTCGTCGACCTGTCCGTCGTCGGGCAGAGCGTGCTGCAGCGCGCCGGCGTCACCCTCACCCCGGTCGACCCGACGCCCGAGGCCGAGCTCCAGCAGCCGGCACCGACCCCGGAGGTTCACGAGTCGATCGCCGTAGAGCCCGCCGCACCGCTCCTCTCCGGGATCACCGGCGAGAACCTGCGGTCACTCGGCGTCGCGGCACAGCTCATCGACCTCGCACTCGCCGTCACCGAGAGCGGCGAGCTCGACCAGCTGGTCTCCGGCGCCCCGCTCCTGACCAAGGACATCCTCTACGGCCTGGCCGCCGGGATGTCCATCGACGAGGTCCGGCGCGAGATCACGGCCCCCGTCGAGGTCGAACTCGCCGACACCGAACGTGACGACCTCGGCGCGGCACTGGCCCGCACCACCGTCACCACCATCGACGACGACCTCCGCGTCGTACTGGAGGAAGGCGACTTCCGGGCCTGGAAGGTCTTCCTCCACCCTGCCCAGGCCAAGCTCGTCGACCGCCGCTACAACGGTCCCGCCCGGGTCTCCGGCGGCCCCGGAACCGGCAAGACGATCGTCGCCCTCCACCGGGTCAAGCACCTGGCCCAGCAGCTCCCTCCCGGCCACAACAAGCCCATCCTGCTCACCACCTTCACCACCAACCTCACCGTCGACCTCCGCGCCCGCCTCTCCTCCCTCCTCGAACCCGACCTCGTCGCCCGCGTCGAAATCACCAACATCGACAAGCTCGCGGCCCGCGTCCTGAACGAGAACTCACTCAGCGGCACCGGCAAGCAGCGCATCTACGACAGCGTCGCGATCGGCATCCTCCAGCACCTCCTGTTCGAACTCGACGAGAAGCGCTGGGAGCCCGAGTTCCTCTACGAGGAATGGGAACAGGTGATCCTCGGCCAGTCGCTCGGCAACCGCAAGGCGTACTTCGAGGCCCGCCGCGCAGGCCGCGGCCGGTCCGTCAACCGCCCCGAACGCGCCCAGATCTGGAAGATCCTCGAGCAGTTCACCGCCCGCCTCGACAAGGAGAACCGCGAAACCTGGGGCCAGGCAGCCGAACGCGCGGCCCGCTTCGAGATGGAACGCGCCGCCAAGATCAAGGCCAGGCAGGACCGTAAGGACGAGGTCGGCGGCAAGGACCTCATCCACCGCGACGACAGCTCCGGCATGCGCTACATCGCCCACCGCTACCAGCACGTCGTCGTCGACGAGGCCCAGGATCTGCGCCCCGCTCACTGGAAGATGCTCCGCGCCATGGTCGCCCCCGGCCCCGACGACATGTTCATCGCCGGCGACACCTACCAGCGCATCTACGACCAGCAGGTCACCCTCGGCACCGTCGGCGTCAACATCCGCGGCCGCTCCTCCCGCCTCACCCTCAGCTACCGGACCACCAAGGAGATCCTCGCCCGCGCGATGCAGGTCGTCGATGCCAAGGGCAACGCCCCCGCCTACGACGACCTCGACGACGGCACCGACACCCTCGCCGGCTACCGCTCAGTCCTTCGCGGCCCTATCCCCGAACTCGCCCCCTGCGACACCTGGGACGACGAACTCACCCAACTCGCCACCACCCTCCACGCCTGGCGCGAGGAACTCACCTCCGGCGACGGCGGCAACAACCCGCGCCGCGACCCCCGCGGCAACATCGCTGTCTGCGTCGCCGACCGCGACTCCGTCAACCAGGTCATGTACTACCTCGCCACCGAGGCCGGCATCACCGTAGCCGAACTCACCAAGGACGGCGTCAAGGGCGACGGCGAAGTCCACGTCGGCACCATGCACCGCTTCAAGGGCCTCGAATACCAGAAGCTCGCCATCGTCGGCGCCCGCGACGGCGTCATCCCCCGCACCACAGTCATCGACCGCTACCGCGAATCCGACCCCCAGCGCTACGCCCGCGAGGAACGCAAGGCCCGCTCCCTCCTCTTCGTCGCCGCCACCCGCGCCCGAGACACCCTCCGCATCAGCTGGCACGGGACCTCGAGCCCTTATATTTCCCAATAG
- a CDS encoding IS5 family transposase (programmed frameshift) codes for MVDDELWALIEPLLPPWPDRSPGPRPVPDRLCLQGILFVLYNDIAWQLLPLELGFGSGQTCWRRLDRWQKAGVFDRLHRVLLAELNAAGELDWSRACVDGPHSREKGGADTGPSPVDRRKTGSKHHLICDGRGTPLKVITTAANVNDVTQTLALVDGIPPVAGRPGRPRRRPDALLGDKGYDSNPNRDELRHRRILPVISRKGSPNIKGLGKLRYVVEQTFALLHHFKRLAIRWERRTELHDAFVSLACSLICWRRLKKARS; via the exons ATCGTGGACGATGAGTTGTGGGCATTGATCGAGCCGTTGCTGCCGCCGTGGCCGGATCGGTCTCCGGGGCCGAGGCCGGTGCCGGATCGGCTCTGCCTGCAGGGCATCCTGTTCGTGCTCTACAACGACATAGCCTGGCAACTCCTACCGCTGGAGCTGGGGTTCGGTTCGGGGCAGACGTGCTGGCGGCGACTGGACCGGTGGCAGAAGGCAGGGGTTTTCGACCGGCTGCACCGGGTCCTGCTGGCCGAGCTGAACGCGGCCGGCGAGCTCGACTGGTCGCGGGCGTGCGTGGATGGT CCACATTCGCGCGAAAAAGGGGGCGCCGACACCGGTCCGTCGCCGGTCGACCGGCGGAAGACAGGCAGCAAGCACCACCTGATCTGCGACGGACGCGGCACCCCGCTCAAGGTCATCACGACCGCGGCCAACGTCAACGACGTCACCCAGACCCTCGCCCTGGTCGACGGCATCCCACCCGTCGCAGGCCGCCCCGGCCGGCCCCGCAGACGGCCCGACGCCCTGCTCGGCGACAAGGGATACGACTCCAACCCCAACCGCGACGAGCTCCGTCACCGAAGGATCCTGCCCGTCATCTCCCGCAAGGGCTCACCCAACATCAAGGGCCTGGGCAAACTCCGCTACGTCGTCGAGCAGACCTTCGCCCTGCTCCACCACTTCAAACGCCTCGCCATCCGCTGGGAACGCCGCACCGAACTCCACGACGCCTTCGTCTCCCTCGCCTGCAGCCTCATCTGCTGGAGACGTCTCAAGAAGGCCCGATCATGA
- a CDS encoding DUF5655 domain-containing protein: MPKFLRGLYADLDEALTAWGEVEVAPLRHYIAYRRLVNEASVIFRPKHEAILVYLRLDPDSVELEEDFTRNMRGIGHLGTGDLEVRVVSAADLEKAAPLIRRAFEAA; this comes from the coding sequence GTGCCGAAGTTTCTGCGTGGCTTGTACGCGGATCTGGACGAGGCGCTCACGGCGTGGGGCGAGGTGGAGGTGGCGCCGCTACGGCACTACATCGCCTACCGGCGGTTGGTGAACGAGGCATCGGTGATCTTCCGTCCGAAGCACGAGGCGATCCTGGTGTACCTCAGACTCGACCCGGACTCGGTCGAGCTGGAGGAGGACTTCACCCGGAACATGCGCGGCATCGGGCACCTCGGGACCGGCGACCTGGAGGTTCGCGTCGTCTCGGCAGCCGACTTGGAGAAGGCGGCGCCGCTGATCCGGCGGGCATTCGAGGCGGCCTGA
- a CDS encoding DNA-methyltransferase yields MSYTLHRGDALTVLKSLPDESVQAVITDPPYNSGGRTSSDRTGRTARAKYVTSNSAHDLANFPGENRDQRSYRSWLTELLTEAYRASTEHAVAMVFTDWRQEPTTSDALQMAGWTWSGTIPWIKPSSRPRKGGPKQDSEFIIWGVKGSLDNTRDLYLPGHYIASQPRKGRVHITQKPVEVMQQLVQVCPEGDTVLDPFTGSGSTGVAALREGRRFVGVELSAHYADVAEERLRAELTKDDFELAGPEA; encoded by the coding sequence ATGAGCTACACGCTGCACCGAGGCGACGCCCTGACTGTCCTGAAGTCCCTCCCGGACGAGAGCGTCCAGGCGGTGATCACCGATCCGCCGTACAACTCCGGAGGCCGCACCAGCTCCGATCGAACCGGCCGTACCGCCCGCGCCAAGTACGTCACGAGCAACTCGGCGCACGACCTCGCCAACTTCCCGGGTGAGAACCGCGACCAGCGCTCCTATCGCTCCTGGCTCACCGAACTTCTCACCGAGGCGTACCGGGCCTCGACCGAGCACGCGGTCGCCATGGTCTTCACCGACTGGCGACAGGAGCCGACCACCTCCGACGCCCTGCAGATGGCGGGATGGACCTGGAGCGGCACGATTCCGTGGATCAAGCCGTCCAGCCGGCCCCGCAAGGGCGGGCCGAAGCAGGACTCGGAGTTCATCATCTGGGGCGTCAAGGGCTCCCTCGACAACACCCGCGACCTCTACCTGCCGGGGCACTACATCGCCTCCCAGCCCCGCAAGGGCCGGGTTCACATCACCCAGAAGCCGGTCGAGGTCATGCAGCAGCTCGTCCAGGTCTGCCCCGAGGGTGACACCGTCCTTGACCCGTTCACCGGCAGCGGCTCCACCGGGGTCGCGGCCCTGCGCGAGGGACGCCGCTTCGTGGGCGTCGAGCTGTCCGCGCACTACGCCGACGTTGCCGAGGAGCGGCTGCGGGCCGAACTGACGAAGGACGACTTCGAGCTGGCCGGACCGGAGGCATGA
- a CDS encoding C40 family peptidase: MKKTTGALVGLCATGPLLLALPILGIGAGTASASCSTDGAQGVDASAVAKQVKVILDGGDKGSVSVPGLDAPADQVPNAKTIQATGVAMSIPARGQVVALATALQESGLRNLTYGDRDSLGLFQQRPSMGWGTASQILDSVHASTKFYEGLKKVSGWQSLSVTQAAQAVQKSGFPEAYAKWEPLATALQKAIEPLLQKAGGASPSPSPSGSADTGSLSPDSAGGCSADGDGTDFGTIPAGTLPDEYKIPASAPPKVQTAIRWALGQLGTPYQWGGTCTDSHGKNPMGRCDCSSLMQGAYKAAGVTLTRTTYTQVKDGKAVSVDAVKPGDLLFTEGTAAVPEHVGMAIGQGLIVHAPHTGDVVRITTVASWKSRILAARRVV, encoded by the coding sequence GTGAAGAAGACGACGGGAGCCCTCGTCGGTCTGTGCGCCACCGGACCACTCCTGCTGGCACTGCCGATCCTTGGCATCGGTGCCGGGACCGCCTCGGCTTCGTGCTCGACCGACGGTGCACAGGGTGTGGACGCCTCCGCCGTCGCCAAGCAGGTGAAGGTCATCCTGGACGGCGGCGACAAGGGCTCGGTCTCCGTGCCGGGCCTGGACGCGCCTGCCGATCAGGTGCCCAACGCCAAGACGATCCAGGCCACGGGCGTCGCGATGAGCATCCCCGCCCGAGGGCAGGTCGTCGCCCTGGCGACCGCGCTGCAGGAGAGCGGCCTGCGGAACCTGACGTACGGCGACCGCGATTCGCTGGGTCTCTTCCAGCAGCGGCCGTCGATGGGCTGGGGCACGGCCAGCCAGATCCTCGACTCGGTGCACGCCTCGACAAAGTTCTACGAGGGGCTCAAGAAGGTCTCCGGCTGGCAGTCCCTCTCTGTCACCCAGGCCGCCCAGGCGGTGCAGAAGTCGGGCTTCCCGGAGGCGTACGCCAAATGGGAGCCGCTGGCCACCGCCCTGCAGAAGGCCATCGAGCCCCTGCTGCAGAAGGCCGGCGGTGCATCGCCGAGCCCGTCGCCGTCCGGCTCCGCCGACACCGGCAGCCTCTCTCCCGATTCTGCGGGGGGTTGTTCGGCGGACGGCGACGGGACGGACTTCGGCACCATCCCGGCGGGCACGCTGCCGGACGAGTACAAGATTCCCGCCTCCGCGCCGCCGAAGGTGCAGACGGCGATCCGGTGGGCGCTCGGCCAGCTCGGCACCCCGTATCAGTGGGGCGGCACGTGCACCGACTCCCACGGCAAGAACCCGATGGGCCGCTGCGACTGCTCCTCCCTGATGCAGGGCGCGTACAAGGCCGCCGGGGTCACCCTGACGCGGACCACGTACACGCAGGTCAAGGACGGCAAGGCCGTCTCGGTCGATGCCGTCAAGCCGGGCGACCTCCTCTTCACCGAGGGGACGGCCGCCGTACCGGAACACGTCGGGATGGCGATCGGGCAGGGTCTGATCGTCCACGCCCCGCACACCGGTGACGTTGTACGGATCACCACCGTCGCGTCCTGGAAATCGCGGATTCTCGCGGCCCGCCGAGTCGTCTGA
- a CDS encoding DUF6112 family protein: protein MYLADQVIQLAYDPGIKPNEGGLPGLNVLKQVMGSINLFGLIAVVGALAVSAGVWAWGHHSGGHQAEANGKKGVLVSAGAALLLGAANGVVAFFSTLGTQVH, encoded by the coding sequence ATGTATCTCGCTGACCAGGTCATACAGCTCGCCTACGACCCCGGAATCAAGCCGAACGAGGGAGGGCTCCCGGGCCTCAACGTCCTCAAGCAGGTAATGGGCTCGATCAACCTCTTCGGGCTCATCGCCGTGGTCGGCGCCCTCGCCGTCAGTGCGGGCGTGTGGGCCTGGGGTCACCACTCGGGTGGTCACCAGGCCGAGGCGAACGGGAAGAAGGGCGTGCTGGTCAGCGCCGGCGCGGCCCTTCTGCTCGGTGCGGCCAACGGCGTGGTGGCGTTCTTCTCGACGCTCGGGACGCAGGTCCACTGA
- a CDS encoding SCO6881 family protein produces the protein MGVCDFPLMEKVCGAVDFATNPAGTVTDGLGAWIAKSAGELASSAADLAAKAVNKTTAIDLNAGWFRDNYELLLPIGLALTVGIFCIQLMTAAWRRDERALAKAAFGTMTGVLFSFSAIAFTTVAITVVDALSDGLFKAANTSIDDAIRRVIKVDQMGAMYGLGWGVPALVAFGCAIGAFLYWGVMVARKVGVLIMVALAVFAGAGGGWEVAKRWRRGWIEATGTLIVSKLLMTVVFLIGVSAMGKTDASDGMAALSDAMAGIVVMVLVLLCPYATYKFVHWASDGGGHDDMHRTGVAGMAVAAGAAKTAGSLALRASTGAPAPQGPNQVPGAGTDGVASGINPSGGNLSKEGIDAGPPKQQTRFRYGEDPNASGDKGRALIRRPGIPPLITRPGEDEPEGSESTAQGVAGGSGHLAAASAPGGDMTSMPPIGPAPSPSGTPASASGPSATGSPTPTNWVYPTQPPSGP, from the coding sequence ATGGGAGTCTGCGACTTCCCGCTGATGGAAAAGGTGTGCGGCGCCGTCGACTTCGCCACCAACCCCGCCGGCACCGTCACCGACGGTCTCGGCGCGTGGATCGCGAAGTCGGCGGGCGAGCTGGCGTCCAGCGCGGCCGACCTGGCCGCCAAGGCCGTCAACAAGACGACGGCCATCGACCTCAACGCCGGGTGGTTCCGGGACAACTACGAGTTGCTGCTGCCCATCGGCCTCGCTCTGACCGTCGGCATCTTCTGCATCCAGCTCATGACCGCGGCCTGGCGCCGCGACGAACGTGCCCTGGCCAAGGCGGCGTTCGGCACCATGACCGGAGTCCTGTTCAGCTTCTCCGCCATCGCCTTCACCACCGTCGCCATCACCGTGGTTGACGCGCTGTCCGACGGCCTCTTCAAAGCCGCCAACACCTCGATCGACGACGCGATCCGCCGTGTGATCAAGGTCGATCAGATGGGGGCCATGTACGGCCTCGGCTGGGGTGTGCCCGCGCTGGTCGCCTTCGGGTGCGCGATCGGTGCCTTCCTCTACTGGGGCGTGATGGTGGCCCGCAAGGTCGGTGTCCTGATCATGGTCGCGCTCGCGGTGTTCGCCGGGGCGGGCGGCGGCTGGGAAGTCGCCAAGCGGTGGCGGCGCGGCTGGATCGAGGCCACCGGCACCCTGATCGTCTCCAAGCTGTTGATGACCGTCGTCTTCCTCATCGGCGTCTCCGCCATGGGCAAGACCGACGCCAGCGACGGAATGGCGGCCCTGTCCGATGCGATGGCCGGCATCGTCGTGATGGTCCTGGTCCTGCTCTGCCCCTACGCGACGTACAAGTTCGTCCACTGGGCCAGCGACGGCGGCGGCCATGACGACATGCACCGCACCGGCGTCGCCGGCATGGCGGTCGCCGCAGGAGCCGCGAAGACCGCAGGCAGCCTCGCACTGCGGGCCAGCACCGGCGCCCCCGCTCCGCAGGGTCCGAACCAGGTCCCGGGCGCGGGCACCGATGGCGTCGCCTCCGGCATCAACCCCTCCGGCGGCAACCTCAGCAAGGAGGGCATCGATGCCGGCCCGCCCAAGCAGCAAACCCGCTTCCGGTACGGCGAAGACCCGAACGCGAGCGGCGACAAGGGCCGGGCTCTGATCCGGCGCCCCGGGATCCCGCCGCTGATCACACGTCCTGGCGAGGACGAACCGGAAGGGTCCGAATCAACTGCCCAAGGCGTTGCGGGCGGCTCCGGTCACCTCGCAGCCGCATCGGCTCCGGGCGGCGACATGACCTCCATGCCGCCAATCGGTCCCGCCCCTTCGCCATCGGGTACTCCGGCGTCCGCGTCCGGACCGTCGGCCACCGGCTCTCCGACACCGACGAACTGGGTGTATCCCACCCAGCCGCCGTCGGGCCCCTGA
- a CDS encoding SCO6880 family protein → MSGKHQSSTPTVKFPHRSRRGVLLGLTVPQLTVAGLTGLLLLAVILARGVVGALQLIPLWAVIALLVFVRHRGRALADWAPIVVRYALRRMRGQLVWLTRPSRRPTREGLLHLPGTAASLRVTTAPDGKYGAVHNPHTGTLTAAVKVSSRAYALLDPGTQQANVGGWGRALAALARTGQIARIQVIERTIPDSGDALRRYWEEHGRPDTSMAGAIYNELIQSAGPAAAPHEAYVAVSLDPKAARRLINQAGGGLTGAFSVLAQLTSTFDQAARTAGLTPTGWLTAREIAAVVRTSYDPKTLATLDRWSTAGRPEAEPAAAGPVVVVEKADHIATDSAVHATYWVENWPRTETSAGFLHQLLFTGGVRRTLSLSYEPKNLDAALRDVQRKKSSVIADAAERARRGQVDSEADSIEYQDIKSRERQLIAGHADVALTGLLTVSANTEDELRTACAVVETAAVGAQLDLRPLTWQQAEAFTAAALPLALAA, encoded by the coding sequence ATGTCCGGCAAGCACCAGTCCTCCACGCCCACCGTGAAGTTCCCGCACCGCAGCAGGCGCGGCGTCCTGCTCGGCCTGACCGTCCCGCAGTTGACCGTCGCCGGACTCACCGGCCTCCTCCTGCTCGCCGTGATCCTCGCCCGCGGTGTGGTCGGCGCCCTCCAGCTCATCCCGCTGTGGGCCGTGATCGCCCTGCTCGTCTTCGTCCGCCACCGAGGCCGTGCTCTGGCGGACTGGGCCCCGATAGTCGTCCGATACGCGCTGCGCCGAATGCGAGGCCAGCTCGTCTGGCTCACCCGGCCCTCCCGCCGGCCGACTCGCGAGGGACTGCTCCACCTCCCCGGCACCGCTGCCAGCCTGCGCGTGACCACTGCTCCCGATGGCAAGTACGGCGCGGTCCACAACCCGCACACCGGGACGCTGACCGCGGCGGTCAAGGTCTCCTCCCGCGCCTACGCCCTGCTGGACCCGGGCACCCAGCAGGCCAACGTCGGCGGCTGGGGACGCGCTCTGGCAGCCCTCGCCCGTACCGGGCAGATCGCCCGCATCCAGGTGATCGAGCGCACCATCCCCGACTCCGGCGACGCGCTGCGCCGCTACTGGGAAGAGCACGGCCGACCCGACACCTCGATGGCCGGCGCGATCTACAACGAGCTGATCCAGAGCGCCGGCCCCGCAGCCGCCCCGCACGAGGCGTACGTCGCGGTGTCCCTGGACCCCAAGGCGGCCCGCCGGCTGATCAACCAGGCTGGCGGCGGTCTCACCGGTGCCTTCAGCGTCCTCGCCCAGCTCACCTCCACGTTCGACCAGGCGGCGCGGACCGCCGGTCTCACCCCGACGGGCTGGCTCACCGCCCGCGAGATCGCCGCCGTGGTGCGCACCTCCTACGACCCAAAGACGCTGGCGACACTCGACCGCTGGTCCACGGCCGGTCGCCCCGAGGCCGAGCCCGCCGCCGCCGGCCCCGTCGTGGTCGTCGAGAAAGCGGACCACATCGCCACCGACTCCGCCGTGCACGCCACCTACTGGGTGGAGAACTGGCCGCGCACCGAGACCAGCGCCGGCTTCCTGCACCAGCTCCTCTTCACCGGCGGCGTCCGGCGCACGCTGTCGCTCTCCTACGAGCCGAAGAACCTCGACGCCGCCCTGCGCGACGTGCAGCGCAAGAAGTCCAGCGTGATCGCCGACGCCGCCGAACGGGCCCGGCGCGGCCAGGTCGACTCCGAGGCGGACTCGATCGAGTACCAGGACATCAAGTCCCGCGAACGCCAGCTCATCGCCGGGCACGCCGACGTCGCCCTGACCGGTCTGCTGACCGTCTCGGCCAACACCGAGGACGAGCTGCGCACCGCCTGCGCCGTCGTGGAGACCGCCGCTGTCGGCGCCCAGCTCGATCTCCGGCCGCTGACCTGGCAGCAGGCCGAGGCGTTCACCGCCGCCGCCCTGCCGCTCGCGCTTGCTGCCTGA
- a CDS encoding DUF6238 family protein → MSRTASPTAQDFVPFATAALDFHRALNIPGGPLVTTRAELDALHAHLVSLYGLLDAHAGRTGQLVAVEGDQLRTARTRIWQAAEHLHAAYHAAPRPESGELPAPEACQAGLPEGAPELTICQRHQRTAHLVRRRTTPADLHAPFTGLVRR, encoded by the coding sequence ATGTCCCGCACCGCCAGCCCCACCGCGCAGGACTTCGTGCCCTTCGCCACCGCCGCGCTCGACTTCCACCGGGCACTCAACATCCCGGGCGGCCCGCTGGTCACCACCCGGGCCGAGCTGGACGCCCTGCACGCCCACCTCGTCTCGCTGTACGGGCTGCTCGACGCCCACGCCGGTCGCACCGGGCAGCTCGTTGCGGTCGAGGGCGACCAGCTCCGTACCGCCCGCACCCGCATCTGGCAGGCCGCCGAGCACCTCCACGCCGCCTACCACGCGGCGCCCCGGCCGGAGTCCGGCGAGCTCCCCGCACCGGAGGCGTGCCAGGCCGGCCTTCCCGAGGGAGCACCGGAACTGACCATCTGCCAGCGCCACCAGCGCACCGCTCATCTCGTGCGGCGGCGCACCACCCCGGCCGACCTGCACGCTCCGTTCACCGGCCTCGTCCGCCGCTGA
- a CDS encoding ATP-binding protein: MPRIRASACPLFVPRKTTRAEQRAARAGFTEASRQARLAGNPPKHRAEQTLDPDLRPTYPLAGRPGPASARGGKLALPAHRMTTATASGAYPFVAEGGLGAEGVFIGRDVHAEAAFCFDPFSLYNSGRVEGFTNPNAVLAGIIGMGKSALAKSIATRSIAHGYRIYIPCDPKGEWTAVSQALGGYSIALGPGLPGRLNPLDAPARPASVREEDWFTEVRKRRLLLLASLARTVLKRDLLPMEHTALDLALDLVVADAAARGTVPLLGEIAHVLGSPERLDQALGHQAGHLGSAAQDLAHALRRLVHGDLSGMFDAPSTVSFDPTTPMLSIDLSRLGGSGDDTALVLAMTCASAWMESALSDPDGGRRWVIYDEAWRLMRHVGLLERMQSQWKLSRGLGIANLMVIHRLRDLLSAGDAGSRGRVLAEGLLADCSTRIIYRQEPDQLAAAASLLGLTGVETQAVSALTKGRGLWKVAGRSFITQHILHPAERELFDTDARMAA, translated from the coding sequence ATGCCTCGTATTCGCGCCAGCGCCTGCCCTCTGTTCGTGCCCCGTAAGACGACACGCGCCGAGCAGCGGGCCGCCCGAGCCGGTTTCACCGAAGCCAGCCGCCAGGCACGCCTCGCCGGAAACCCGCCCAAGCACCGCGCCGAGCAGACCCTCGACCCGGATCTGCGGCCCACCTACCCGCTCGCCGGTCGCCCCGGTCCGGCCTCCGCCCGCGGCGGCAAGCTCGCCCTGCCCGCCCACCGGATGACCACCGCCACAGCCAGCGGCGCATACCCGTTCGTGGCCGAGGGCGGCCTGGGCGCCGAGGGAGTGTTCATCGGCCGCGATGTGCACGCGGAAGCAGCTTTCTGCTTCGACCCCTTCTCGCTCTACAACAGCGGCAGGGTGGAGGGCTTCACCAACCCCAACGCGGTCCTGGCCGGGATCATCGGCATGGGCAAGTCGGCGCTGGCGAAGTCCATCGCCACCCGGTCGATCGCCCACGGCTACCGCATCTACATCCCCTGCGATCCCAAGGGCGAGTGGACCGCTGTCTCGCAAGCCCTCGGCGGATACAGCATCGCCCTGGGCCCGGGGCTCCCCGGCCGATTGAACCCGCTGGACGCCCCGGCCCGCCCCGCCTCCGTGCGCGAGGAGGACTGGTTCACGGAGGTTCGCAAGCGCCGTCTGCTGCTGCTGGCCAGCCTCGCCCGCACCGTGCTGAAGCGCGACCTGCTGCCGATGGAGCACACCGCCCTCGACCTGGCCCTGGATCTGGTCGTCGCTGACGCCGCCGCCCGGGGCACGGTGCCGCTGCTCGGCGAGATCGCCCACGTACTCGGCTCCCCCGAGCGCCTCGACCAGGCCCTCGGCCACCAGGCGGGGCACCTCGGTTCAGCCGCCCAGGACCTCGCCCATGCCTTGCGACGTCTCGTGCACGGCGACTTGAGCGGCATGTTCGACGCGCCGAGCACCGTGTCGTTCGACCCGACCACACCGATGCTGTCCATCGATCTCTCCCGTCTCGGCGGCTCCGGTGACGACACGGCATTGGTGCTCGCGATGACGTGCGCGAGCGCGTGGATGGAGTCAGCCCTCAGTGATCCCGATGGTGGTCGGCGCTGGGTGATCTACGACGAGGCGTGGCGGCTGATGCGGCACGTCGGGCTGCTGGAGCGGATGCAGAGCCAGTGGAAGCTCTCCCGAGGGCTGGGCATCGCGAACCTGATGGTGATCCACCGCCTCAGAGATTTGCTCTCGGCGGGCGACGCCGGCTCGCGCGGCCGAGTCCTGGCCGAGGGCCTGCTGGCCGACTGCTCCACCCGCATCATCTACCGCCAGGAGCCCGACCAGCTCGCCGCCGCTGCATCTCTGCTCGGCCTGACCGGCGTCGAGACCCAGGCGGTCTCCGCCCTGACCAAGGGCCGAGGTCTGTGGAAGGTCGCCGGCCGCTCCTTCATCACCCAGCACATCCTCCACCCGGCCGAGCGGGAGCTGTTCGACACCGATGCCCGCATGGCGGCCTAA